The following proteins come from a genomic window of Cytophagia bacterium CHB2:
- a CDS encoding efflux RND transporter periplasmic adaptor subunit, protein MRGKANKAGLICLLLLTWACNPGEDRSAADLTIPVVVEKVKRGPIAAYVSATGTLRAQREERVVAEVDGVLRLARHNGGVLTVGTRVAAGQLLAEIENQEYLLTVRVESQKLAMENAERELQKQEALFKEGGVTEKELELSRRNALDARLNYEAAQIKADKLRLKAPISGFIANLQTNAVGTRVPAGFRLCDILEYSTTRVQVNLPNTDLERIQIGQEVLVSNYALVDQTFKGQLTAIDPTIDAQTLTFTAMIEVANKNLLLRPGMFVKTEIVIEHHPEALIIPKTALQTRDNRSVAFVVEGASAELREVTTGIETREEIEILEGLNEGERLVVKGQETLRDKSKVRVTE, encoded by the coding sequence ATGAGAGGCAAGGCTAATAAGGCAGGTTTGATCTGCTTGTTGTTATTGACATGGGCATGCAATCCCGGTGAAGATAGATCGGCAGCCGATTTGACCATTCCTGTGGTTGTGGAGAAAGTCAAACGCGGGCCGATTGCGGCTTATGTCTCGGCTACGGGCACTTTGCGTGCGCAACGCGAAGAGCGGGTGGTTGCAGAAGTCGATGGCGTTCTGCGGCTCGCCCGGCACAACGGCGGCGTGCTGACGGTGGGAACGCGGGTTGCGGCCGGGCAATTACTCGCGGAAATCGAGAATCAAGAGTATTTGCTCACGGTGCGCGTGGAATCGCAAAAGCTGGCCATGGAAAACGCGGAGCGCGAGCTGCAAAAACAAGAGGCGCTGTTCAAAGAGGGCGGCGTCACCGAGAAAGAGCTTGAGCTTTCCCGGCGCAATGCTCTTGATGCGCGCTTGAATTATGAGGCGGCGCAAATCAAAGCAGATAAATTGCGTCTTAAAGCTCCCATCTCAGGTTTCATTGCAAATTTGCAGACGAATGCCGTGGGCACGCGCGTGCCGGCAGGATTTCGTCTGTGCGACATTCTGGAATATAGCACGACCCGCGTGCAGGTGAATCTGCCGAATACGGATTTGGAGCGCATTCAAATCGGCCAGGAAGTTTTGGTGAGCAACTATGCCCTGGTCGATCAGACGTTCAAGGGCCAGCTCACGGCGATCGATCCCACGATTGATGCGCAAACCCTCACATTCACGGCGATGATCGAAGTCGCCAATAAAAATTTGCTGCTGCGGCCCGGAATGTTTGTGAAAACCGAGATTGTCATCGAGCATCATCCGGAGGCGCTCATCATTCCCAAAACCGCGTTGCAAACGCGCGATAATCGTTCGGTGGCGTTCGTGGTGGAGGGCGCCAGCGCAGAGTTGCGCGAGGTGACCACCGGCATTGAAACGCGCGAGGAGATCGAGATTCTTGAAGGCTTGAATGAAGGAGAGCGGCTGGTGGTGAAGGGGCA